One stretch of Priestia megaterium DNA includes these proteins:
- a CDS encoding HNH endonuclease — MKKKDRRIGTCELCGRQDVLTTVHHLTPKEMGGAFEPTANLCIPCHKQIHALYTNDELAIRLNTISLLQADSKISSFIKWIRKQPSSKLPKTKKSNSRKFK, encoded by the coding sequence ATGAAGAAAAAAGACAGGCGGATAGGAACATGCGAATTATGCGGAAGGCAGGATGTCTTGACGACCGTACATCATTTAACGCCAAAGGAAATGGGCGGAGCGTTTGAACCAACGGCAAACTTATGTATTCCGTGTCATAAACAAATTCATGCATTATACACAAATGATGAATTAGCCATTCGTCTTAATACGATTTCTTTATTACAAGCTGATTCTAAAATTAGCTCTTTTATTAAATGGATTCGTAAACAACCTTCTTCTAAATTACCTAAAACCAAGAAATCAAACAGCCGAAAATTCAAATGA
- a CDS encoding spore germination protein, with protein sequence MPALIGPVSITSVGGGVVTFGDTFYVSPKSAAKTAAGSGSLNTGNFVNTNNGISGTNTLDPDLFDQNIAANA encoded by the coding sequence ATGCCAGCATTGATTGGACCCGTTAGTATCACGAGCGTCGGAGGCGGTGTCGTAACGTTTGGAGATACGTTCTATGTTTCTCCAAAAAGCGCGGCTAAAACCGCGGCAGGCTCTGGTTCTTTAAATACAGGTAACTTTGTTAATACCAACAATGGCATTTCAGGAACAAATACGTTAGATCCAGATTTATTCGATCAAAATATAGCAGCAAATGCTTAA
- a CDS encoding spore germination protein GerPE, whose product MLSRTSSVNYIEINSLSASSFCQIGDSTEIHLLNKALADRRQYPFFYGREGNFDDYAIFNEPIPHGDYEPIPVQTWNEIPLIRVNRIDIKGCSFSSVIHIGSTCNVYAEARIKHIRELINDEPSKEAETGTSNSASSQASSSE is encoded by the coding sequence ATGCTTTCACGCACATCTTCTGTTAATTATATAGAAATTAATTCCTTGTCGGCGAGCTCCTTTTGCCAAATTGGAGATTCAACAGAAATTCATCTACTTAATAAAGCTTTAGCTGATCGGAGGCAGTATCCGTTTTTCTACGGTAGAGAAGGAAACTTTGATGATTACGCTATCTTTAATGAGCCTATTCCTCATGGCGATTACGAACCTATTCCCGTTCAAACATGGAATGAAATACCTTTGATCCGCGTTAACAGAATTGATATAAAAGGGTGCTCATTCTCATCAGTTATCCATATTGGATCAACGTGCAATGTTTATGCAGAAGCTCGCATTAAGCATATTCGCGAACTGATCAACGATGAACCTTCAAAGGAAGCTGAAACAGGAACATCAAATAGTGCTTCTTCACAAGCTAGCAGCAGTGAGTGA